In Rutidosis leptorrhynchoides isolate AG116_Rl617_1_P2 chromosome 2, CSIRO_AGI_Rlap_v1, whole genome shotgun sequence, one genomic interval encodes:
- the LOC139894688 gene encoding LOW QUALITY PROTEIN: uncharacterized protein (The sequence of the model RefSeq protein was modified relative to this genomic sequence to represent the inferred CDS: inserted 2 bases in 1 codon; substituted 1 base at 1 genomic stop codon): protein MCDKEKTHIWSFWIPEEAAMSGQLDEDGGSIWGLLLLSCYHLNSTGEHIWVTTRTRRTTPRIEKSFCIEEERKALLQIKASLIDLYISDADPLLPTWVDNGGECCDWERVECNKTTGRVINLLLGNLVGEVYYEDGRIWQLNMSLFLHFKKLRSLNLSSDHLDNGIVGTGLEKLSTLKNLEFLDLELNFITNGIISSFGALTSLKVLDLSYNKLEGNFPAHEFAALQNLEVYHNSYYIIISFDSLRGARCTMSTLVHLNLDWNNFSKDDVIRATAAFPSLRFLSLKSNIINGTLPMEALASLRYLEVLDISDTFLVGSIPSTIRTLFSLKVVSFAYNKLNGSLLDNGLCRLKNLQHLDLSQNNFDGNLSQCFSSLTSLKLFDIFSNQFSGSLPPSLFANHTSLEYLDFSLNNFEGSLSFSSFSNHTNLEFVGFKSNNDKFEVETEEPIGWVPMFQLEGLVLSNCNLNRLKGRVVPNFLLHQHKLQLLDLSHNSLEMQFPNQLIIINADLEFVSLRNNSVAGTIGLPLYRNANTRWFDMSYNQITGTIPLDIGNIFPCIEYLDLSQNSLNGPLPWSMGAFSKIRRLDLSNNNLSGEVPERLLSNCRQLTVLQLSNNSLYGEVLSRKFNASQLQVLLLDNNRFTGVITKEVSIEGVPLIMLDISGNLFSGVIPGWITNLTYLYALVIRDNMFEGQFPCGTALFSYLDISQNNFSGSVPSCLGMSSSNMKYLHLDSNRHTGSIPKSFLNLTNLLTLDMGNNKPSSNIPYFLGELSSLRILFLRNNNFSGSIPKQLCQLSYLRLLDLSRNFLSSSIPGCLQNITQSSQLVFLKSQKIDYEIEHSFSHYRSVLRYSXTXDRYDEFYVKRDEVEFLTKSRPDTYKGGILDYMSGLDLSCNNLTGEIPKELGMLVHINALNLSHNKLTGPIPRSFSNLADIESLDISSNHLSGKVPPELIQLNYISTFIVANNNLSGSLPQVNQFSTFTADSYKGNPFLCGPPLVKSCAHEKENSTLMMAPEENDEKWFDLDMVSFSASLVSTWFVFLTGFFGILYVNPYWRRRWFVLVEECLYTCYDILSDCFRMRRF, encoded by the exons ATGTGTGACAAAGAGAAGACTCACATATGGTCTTTTTGGATACCAGAAGAAGCGGCTATGTCTGGACAGCTTGATGAGGATG GAGGATCAATTTGGGGACTACTATTACTGTCTTGTTATCATCTGAACAGCACTGGTGAACACATTTGGGTGACAACGAGGACAAGAAGGACCACTCCGAGGATCGAAAAATCATT CTGTATAGAAGAGGAGAGAAAGGCGTTGCTGCAAATCAAAGCATCCCTTATCGATTTATATATTTCTGATGCAGACCCACTTCTTCCAACTTGGGTTGATAATGGCGGCGAGTGTTGTGATTGGGAGAGGGTCGAGTGCAACAAAACTACTGGGCGTGTAATAAACTTGTTATTGGGAAACCTCGTGGGAGAAGTATATTACGAAGATGGAAGGATTTGGCAATTAAACATGTCTCTTTTTCTTCATTTTAAAAAGTTGAGAAGTCTGAATTTGTCATCGGATCATCTGGATAACGGAATTGTGGGCACAG GACTTGAAAAGTTGTCGACTTTGAAAAACCTAGAGTTCCTTGACCTCGAGTTGAATTTTATTACAAATGGGATAATTTCTTCTTTTGGCGCGCTTACATCACTCAAAGTTCTGGATCTTAGTTATAATAAATTGGAAGGAAACTTTCCTGCTCATG AGTTTGCAGCTTTGCAAAATTTGGAGGTGTATCATAATTCATATTATAT AATTATCTCGTTTGACTCACTTAGAGGAGCTCGAT GCACCATGAGCACCCTTGTGCACTTGAATCTCGATTGGAACAACTTCAGTAAAGATGATGTCATACGCGCAACGGCTGCTTTTCCATCCTTAAGATTTTTgtctttaaaatctaatattatcaATGGAACACTGCCTATGGAAG CTTTGGCATCTTTACGCTATCTGGAGGTCTTAGATATTAGTGATACTTTTTTAGTTGGGAGCATCCCATCTACAATACGTACATTATTTTCGCTTAAAGTTGTCTCGTTTGCTTACAATAAACTCAACGGCTCATTACTAGACAATG GGTTGTGCCGGTTGAAGAACCTCCAACACTTGGATCTTAGTCAAAACAACTTTGATGGAAACCTTTCACAGTGTTTCAGCAGTTTAACATCTCTTAAACTCTTTGATATTTTTTCAAACCAATTCTCGGGATCACTTCCGCCATCACTGTTTGCTAATCACACATCTCTTGAGTATCTTGATTTTAGTCTGAATAATTTTGAAGGCTCATTATCATTTAGCTCTTTCTCCAATCATACAAATTTAGAGTTTGTTGGATTCAAAAGTAACAACGACAAATTTGAGGTTGAAACAGAAGAGCCTATAGGTTGGGTTCCGATGTTTCAGTTGGAAGGTCTTGTGCTATCTAATTGCAATCTAAACAGGCTTAAAGGAAGGGTTGTTCCCAATTTTCTACTTCACCAGCATAAATTACAACTACTAGACCTGTCTCATAACTCACTGGAGATGCAATTTCCTAATCAGTTGATTATTATTAATGCAGATCTGGAATTTGTTAGTTTAAGGAACAACTCAGTTGCTGGTACTATTGGTTTGCCGTTGTATAGGAACGCTAATACACGGTGGTTTGATATGTCATATAATCAAATAACTGGTACTATACCTCTTGATATTGGAAATATTTTTCCGTGTATAGAGTACTTGGACTTGTCTCAAAATTCTTTGAATGGCCCTCTGCCTTGGTCAATGGGCGCATTTAGTAAAATACGACGGTTGGATTTATCAAACAATAATTTATCAGGAGAAGTGCCTGAGAGATTGCTTTCTAACTGTAGACAGTTGACGGTTTTACAACTATCTAATAACAGTTTGTACGGTGAAGTACTTTCAAGAAAATTCAACGCAAGTCAGCTACAGGTTCTGTTGTTAGATAATAATCGGTTTACAGGGGTGATCACAAAAGAGGTCAGTATTGAAGGTGTTCCTTTAATCATGTTGGATATAAGTGGCAACCTGTTTTCAGGTGTGATTCCGGGATGGATAACCAACCTGACATACCTATATGCACTTGTGATACGAGATAACATGTTCGAAGGTCAATTCCCATGTGGGACGGCTTTATTCTCGTATCTCGATATCTCTCAAAATAATTTCTCAGGGTCCGTTCCATCTTGCTTAGGTATGTCTAGTAGTAATATGAAGTATCTTCACTTGGATTCAAACAGACACACCGGATCAATACCCAAATCCTTTCTTAATCTGACAAATCTTTTGACTTTGGATATGGGCAATAACAAACCATCAAGTAACATCCCATACTTCTTAGGTGAACTCTCAAGTTTAAGAATCCTCTTTTTGAGAAATAATAACTTTTCTGGTTCTATTCCTAAGCAGTTGTGCCAGTTAAGTTATTTGAGGCTGTTAGATCTATCTAGAAACTTCCTTTCTAGTTCAATACCTGGTTGCTTGCAAAATATTACTCAAAGTAGCCAACTTGTCTTTTTAAAATCTCAAAAAATTGATTATGAGATAGAGCATTCATTTTCTCACTATAGAAGTGTTCTGAGGTACTC GACTTAAGATAGATATGATGAATTCTATGTAAAACGAGATGAAGTTGAGTTCCTGACAAAAAGCAGGCCTGATACCTACAAAGGTGGGATCCTTGATTACATGTCAGGATTGGATTTATCTTGCAACAATCTAACTGGTGAAATCCCAAAAGAACTTGGAATGTTGGTTCACATTAATGCGCTTAACTTGTCTCATAATAAACTCACGGGACCCATACCACGTTCTTTCTCAAATCTAGCTGATATAGAGAGCTTGGATATTTCATCAAACCATTTGAGTGGTAAAGTTCCGCCGGAACTGATTCAGTTGAATTATATATCTACTTTCATTGTTGCTAACAACAATCTCTCTGGTAGCCTCCCGCAAGTGAACCAGTTTTCAACGTTTACTGCTGATAGCTACAAGGGCAATCCGTTTCTTTGTGGACCACCATTAGTGAAGAGTTGTGCACATGAAAAAGAAAATTCGACGTTAATGATGGCACCAGAAGAAAATGATGAAAAATGGTTTGATCTGGATATGGTTTCATTTAGCGCAAGTTTGGTCTCCACATGGTTTGTGTTCTTGACGGGCTTTTTTGGGATTCTTTACGTAAATCCGTATTGGCGTCGGAGGTGGTTTGTTTTAGTTGAAGAATGTTTGTATACATGCTATGACATCCTTTCGGATTGTTTCCGTATGCGTAGGTTTTGA
- the LOC139890442 gene encoding uncharacterized protein, producing MPSSSSSSHDSFTNYTLNLLDDDFSSEDDVNSRRYIRRNHYETHDRLMDDYFDEGCKYTDDNFKRRYRMWRRVFLRIINDILSYSANPLSYYFRCFHRRQDSRGKWSISMHLKITDALRQLAYGYTLDALDEYLQMSERVGRESLHNFCITIIDLYSKVYLREPTLQAI from the coding sequence ATGCCGTCTTCTTCGAGTTCTTCCCACGACTCATTCACAAACTATACACTAAACCTACTTGATGATGATTTTTCTTCTGAAGATGATGTTAACTCACGTCGTTATATACGTCGTAATCATTATGAAACACATGATCGTTTGATGGACGATTATTTTGACGAGGGTTGCAAATATACAGATGATAATTTCAAACGACGATATCGAATGTGGCGACGAGTTTTTCTTAGAATTATAAATGATATTCTAAGCTACTCTGCAAATCCATTGTCGTATTATTTTAGATGTTTTCATCGAAGACAAGATTCACGTGGTAAGTGGAGTATTAGTATGCATTTAAAGATCACAGATGCACTACGTCAGCTAGCATACGGTTATACACTGGATGCTTTGGATGAGTATCTGCAAATGTCTGAACGAGTTGGTCGGGAATCTTTACACAATTTTTGTATCACTATCATTGATTTATACTCAAAAGTCTACTTAAGAGAGCCTACTTTGCAAGCCATTTAA